A single genomic interval of Zingiber officinale cultivar Zhangliang chromosome 4A, Zo_v1.1, whole genome shotgun sequence harbors:
- the LOC121972231 gene encoding B3 domain-containing protein VP1-like, with translation MEGELMGEVEANFDDGNLVVDMDAGDDFFFSEDAFASIPTDFSCFSMLPPQPPTETFSPSTTTFKPKGSILSSSSSTASSSSSTSWSSLLQAPEVAAAAASDNAAMVGPASFLDLPQGEISDDMSFFTNFEGLFDLEDSRPDLHGSASGGGDVAGACCGGPQEAGGEGEEKGKEAGGFSDELAKVFFEWLRSNKESISPEDLRSIRLNRSTIESAARRLGRNKQGRIQLLKLILAWVQHNHLRRNPLHPLAPPPHPPLVDYQPMQSPPYTHQLDYNYGSNWFPGADMMAYGGDMFSGATAPYPYHHYSGGGGHLAGPVLSQFAPFPGAAMVGAFPPMFLQGQGVLDGGTTTGVSKTEEARRKRMARQQRRLSSLHHYHHHQRHHRGQRQHAQRSPEVSAAGASSNPSTARNWDFRTNMTKTRSTSSNTQLMQSLIGDQAPPPPKKTPQADGAVSNSLMRPGLKGEKNLKFLLQKVLKQSDVGSLGRIVLPKKEAEMHLPELDARDGISIAMEDIGTSQVWNMRYRFWPNNKSRMYLLENTGDFVRCNGLQEGDFIVIYSDVKSGKYLIRGVKVRQSLEPSRPSVKAGQQHERS, from the exons ATGGAAGGTGAATTAATGggagaagttgaagcaaatttcgACGATGGGAATCTCGTGGTGGACATGGACGCCGGAGATGATTTCTTCTTCTCCGAAGACGCCTTCGCCTCCATCCCCACGGACTTCTCTTGTTTCTCTATGTTGCCGCCGCAACCGCCGACGGAGACCTTCTCGCCGTCGACGACCACTTTCAAACCGAAGGGGTCGATCCtgtcttcctcttcttccacggcctcttcctcctcttctactTCTTGGTCGTCTCTCCTGCAGGCCCCCGAagtggccgccgccgccgcctctgaCAACGCGGCGATGGTCGGGCCAGCTTCGTTCCTAGATCTCCCCCAGGGCGAGATCTCTGACGATATGAGTTTTTTCACCAACTTTGAAGGACTTTTTGACCTCGAGGACTCGCGTCCTGACCTCCACGGAAGCGCCTCCGGAGGCGGTGACGTTGCCGGGGCGTGCTGCGGCGGACCACAGGAGGCCGGAGGAGAAGGTGAGGAGAAGGGGAAGGAGGCGGGTGGTTTTTCCGATGAGCTGGCGAAGGTGTTCTTCGAGTGGCTGAGGAGTAACAAGGAGTCGATCTCGCCGGAAGACCTGCGGAGCATCCGACTGAACCGGTCCACCATCGAGAGCGCCGCCCGGCGGCTCGGACGGAACAAGCAGGGGCGCATCCAACTACTGAAGCTGATCCTTGCCTGGGTCCAGCACAACCACCTTCGCCGAAACCCCCTCCACCCTCTCGCTCCGCCGCCACACCCGCCTCTTGTCGATTACCAACCCATGCAAAGTCCGCCGTACACCCACCAGCTCGACTACAATTACGGTTCTAATTGGTTCCCTGGCGCCGATATGATGGCCTACGGCGGCGATATGTTTTCCGGTGCAACCGCTCCTTATCCTTACCACCACTACAGTGGCGGAGGGGGACATTTGGCAGGGCCGGTGCTATCGCAGTTTGCACCATTTCCTGGTGCGGCCATGGTGGGCGCGTTTCCTCCCATGTTTCTGCAAGGCCAAGGAGTGCTTGACGGGGGAACAACAACGGGAGTTTCGAAGACGGAGGAGGCCAGGAGGAAGCGGATGGCGCGGCAGCAGCGGCGACTCTCTTCCCTCCACCATTACCACCACCACCAGCGCCACCACAGGGGCCAGCGTCAGCATGCTCAGCGTTCCCCTGAAGTTTCCGCCGCCGGGGCGTCGTCGAATCCTAGTACCGCCCGGAATTGGGATTTTCGGACCAACATGACCAAGACCCGCAGTACTTCTTCCAACACGCAGCTGATGCAGTCTCTTATCGGAGATCAAGCACCTCCGCCGCCGAAGAAGACGCCGCAAGCTGACGGTGCAGTTTCGAACTCACTGATGCGGCCG GGATTGAAAGGTGAAAAGAACTTGAAGTTTCTGCTACAGAAGGTGTTGAAGCAGAGCGACGTGGGCAGTCTGGGGAGGATTGTGCTACCCAAA AAGGAAGCAGAGATGCACCTGCCGGAGCTGGACGCTAGAGATGGAATCTCCATTGCAATGGAGGACATCGGGACTTCCCAGGTCTGGAACATGCGTTACAG ATTCTGGCCGAACAACAAGAGCAGAATGTACCTCTTGGAAAACACAG GGGATTTTGTGAGATGCAACGGGCTACAAGAAGGCGATTTCATTGTGATCTACTCCGACGTCAAGTCCGGCAAATAT CTGATTCGAGGAGTGAAGGTTAGACAATCGCTGGAGCCGAGCAGGCCTTCTGTGAAGGCAGGACAGCAGCACGAGAGAAGTTAG